The proteins below come from a single Corylus avellana chromosome ca3, CavTom2PMs-1.0 genomic window:
- the LOC132175447 gene encoding probable LRR receptor-like serine/threonine-protein kinase At1g53440 isoform X4: MGSVVFDRAVCVLVLGILVLNCFTEFGTDAQAPLAQNEASLSLSIAQLPVAATTAKNALASFLVPLLSGSATTPTALAAPPPIVKALEAISTKLKNLNWSINENFCSNVGSINFRNDEYILRNITCKCNNTCSIISIELKGLNISGVLPPEFGDLTNLQQLDLTRNYISGQIPTSFARLPLVNLSLLGNQLNGSIPTEIGDIGSLEGLVLEANQLGGPLPESLGNLSKLKRLILSANNFTGRIPEKFVNLKSLTEFRIDGTKISGKIPDFIGKWSKLSRLYMLGTSMEGPIPSNISLLTNLTELMISDLNGSSSSFPKLQNLKVLKYLDLSFNNLSGPIPDTIKNEDLDYMFLTNNSLTGKVPSWILENKHEMDLSYNKFSESSDASCSSLSPVNLVSGYSSSESNPSHWCLKKDLPCSQKPQHYSLFINCGGDKTNFEGNEYEQDLNSEGASQFSSFSEKWAYSSTGVYTANDDAPYIAKNISNVFGPEFYQTARLAPLSLKYYGLCLQKGRSYRVKLYFAEIMYSDDQTFSSLGKRIFDISIQGNLVEKDFNIMEAAGGVGIGIHREYDVLVNGSTLEIHLYWAGKGTNAIPRRGVYGPLISAIAVTPNFDPGKGLPAGAIAGIVLASCMLLVLMLVVLRMKGYLGGKDLEDKELRGLDLQTGYFTLRQIKAATSNFDPANKIGEGGFGPVYKGVLSDGVVIAVKQLSAKSKQGNREFVNEIGMISALQHPNLVRLFGCCIEGNQLLLVYEYMENNSLARAIFGREENQLHLDWTTRKKICLGIAKGLAYLHEESRLKIVHRDIKATNVLLDKDLNAKISDFGLAKLDEEENTHISTRIAGTVGYMAPEYAMRGYLTDKADVYSFGVVALELVSGKSNTNYRPKEEFVYLLDWAYVLEEQGNLLELVDPKLGSSYSSEEALRMLNLALLCTNPSPTLRPSMSSVVSMIEGKIAVQAPIIKRSETNPDARFKAFGKLSQDSQTQFSTFSQDSQMQREISMTGPWIDSSISVHSKDETRDHSSSSKLLQDLYDVNIE, from the exons ATGGGGTCGGTGGTCTTCGACAGGGCTGTCTGTGTCCTTGTTCTgggcattttggttttgaattGCTTCACTGAGTTTGGAACGGACGCTCAGGCGCCTCTGGCACAAAATGAAG CGAGCTTGAGTCTCTCCATAGCTCAATTGCCAGTAGCAGCGACAACGGCCAAGAACGCCTTAGCTTCCTTCCTAGTGCCGCTCTTGTCTGGATCTGCCACAACTCCTACAGCATTAGCGGCGCCCCCGCCAATAG TGAAAGCTCTTGAAGCAATATCCACAAAATTAAAGAACCTAAATTGGAGCATAAATGAGAATTTTTGCAGTAACGTCGGAAGTATCAACTTCAGAAATGATGAGTACATTCTTCGCAACATCACATGCAAATGTAACAACACTTGCAGTATCATAAGCAT CGAGCTGAAGGGTCTCAATATATCTGGAGTTCTACCACCTGAATTTGGAGATCTTACTAATCTGCAACAACT TGATCTCACTCGCAACTATATCAGTGGACAAATTCCTACAAGTTTTGCTCGGCTCCCTCTTGTCAATCT GTCCCTTCTTGGAAACCAACTAAATGGTAGCATTCCTACGGAAATTGGTGATATTGGTTCACTTGAGGGGTT GGTCTTGGAAGCTAATCAGCTTGGTGGACCTCTTCCTGAAAGCCTAGGAAATTTGAGCAAATTAAAAAGACT CATTCTTTCTGCAAACAATTTTACGGGCCGAATACCAGAAAAATTTGTCAATTTAAAGAGCTTAACTGAATT TAGGATAGATGGGACCAAAATATCTGGGAAGATAcctgattttattgggaaatggAGCAAACTTTCTCGACT ttaTATGCTAGGCACGTCCATGGAGGGCCCCATTCCTTCCAACATATCTCTGTTGACAAACTTAACTGAACT GATGATATCTGACTTGAACGGATCAAGCAGTAGCTTCCCTAAATTGCagaatttgaaagttttgaagtATTT AGACCTGAGCTTCAACAATTTGAGTGGTCCAATTCCAGATACAATTAAGAATGAGGATCTAGATTACAT GTTTTTGACCAACAACTCATTGACTGGAAAGGTGCCGAGTTGGATATTGGAAAACAAGCACGAAAT GGATTTATCTTACAACAAGTTTTCAGAATCATCTGATGCTAGTTGTTCATCACTGTCACCTGT GAATTTGGTTTCCGGTTATTCATCCTCGGAGAGCAACCC AAGTCATTGGTGTTTGAAGAAGGACCTCCCCTGTTCCCAAAAACCACAGC ATTATTCATTGTTTATTAATTGTGGAGGGGATAAAACGAATTTCGAAGGGAATGAATATGAACAGGACTTAAACAGTGAAGGAGCGTCTCAATTTAGTTCCTTTTCTGAAAAATGGGCTTATAGCAGTACAGGGGTTTACACAGCCAACGATGATGCTCCCTACAtagcaaaaaatatatcaaacgTGTTTGGTCCAGAATTCTACCAGACAGCACGACTTGCTCCTCTATCTCTTAAGTACTATGGTCTTTGCTTGCAAAAAGGAAGAAGTTACAGAGTAAAGCTTTATTTTGCTGAAATAATGTATTCTGATGACCAGACATTTAGCAGCCTGGGAAAGCGCATATTCGACATCTCAATTCAA ggGAATTTAGTTGAGAAGGATTTCAACATTATGGAGGCTGCTGGAGGTGTTGGTATAGGCATCCATAGGGAATATGATGTTCTTGTTAATGGTAGCACTTTGGAGATTCATTTATACTGGGCAGGGAAAGGAACTAATGCCATTCCTAGGAGAGGTGTCTATGGACCTCTTATATCTGCCATTGCAGTGACACCAA ACTTTGACCCTGGAAAGGGTCTACCTGCTGGAGCTATTGCTGGAATTGTACTTGCATCGTGTATGCTCCTTGTATTGATGTTGGTGGTTCTCCGAATGAAGGGTTACCTAGGGGGGAAAGACCTTGAAGATAAAG AACTACGTGGGCTAGATTTACAAACAGGTTATTTTACTTTAAGACAAATTAAAGCTGCCACCAGTAACTTTGACCCTGCAAATAAGATAGGCGAAGGAGGCTTTGGGCCTGTTTACAAG GGTGTACTATCAGATGGTGTTGTAATTGCTGTTAAGCAGCTATCCGCTAAATCAAAGCAAGGGAACCGTGAATTTGTCAATGAGATAGGCATGATTTCTGCATTACAACACCCAAATCTTGTGAGGCTTTTTGGATGTTGTATCGAAGGAAACCAGTTGTTGCTAGTATATGAGTACATGGAAAACAATAGTCTTGCCCGTGCAATTTTTG GTCGAGAGGAAAACCAGCTACACTTGGATTGGACGACAAGGAAGAAGATATGCTTGGGAATAGCAAAGGGATTAGCTTATCTTCATGAGGAATCACGGTTGAAAATCGTTCACAGAGACATAAAGGCTACAAATGTGCTCCTTGATAAGGATCTAAATGCAAAGATATCTGACTTTGGTTTAGCTAAACTTGATGAAGAAGAGAACACACATATCAGCACACGAATTGCTGGAACAGT AGGTTATATGGCTCCTGAATACGCAATGAGGGGTTACTTGACTGACAAAGCAGATGTTTACAGCTTCGGAGTAGTTGCTTTAGAGCTTGTTAGTGGGAAAAGCAACACAAATTACAGACCAAAGGAGGAGTTTGTTTATCTGCTGGACTGG GCCTATGTCCTAGAAGAGCAAGGAAACCTGCTAGAGCTTGTGGATCCAAAGCTTGGTTCAAGCTACTCCTCCGAGGAGGCATTAAGAATGCTCAATTTGGCTCTCTTATGCACCAACCCCTCTCCCACTCTCAGACCATCAATGTCTTCCGTAGTAAGTATGATTGAAGGAAAAATCGCAGTCCAAGCTCCAATAATCAAGCGCAGTGAAACAAACCCGGATGCAAGGTTCAAAGCCTTTGGGAAATTATCACAAGACAGCCAAACACAATTCTCTACATTTTCACAAGATAGTCAAATGCAGAGAGAAATTTCAATGACTGGGCCTTGGATTGATTCCTCCATTTCTGTCCACAGTAAGGATGAGACCCGAGACCATTCTTCATCGAGCAAGCTTCTTCAGGATCTATATGATGTAAATATAGAGTAA
- the LOC132175447 gene encoding probable LRR receptor-like serine/threonine-protein kinase At1g53430 isoform X3: MGSVVFDRAVCVLVLGILVLNCFTEFGTDAQAPLAQNEASLSLSIAQLPVAATTAKNALASFLVPLLSGSATTPTALAAPPPIVKALEAISTKLKNLNWSINENFCSNVGSINFRNDEYILRNITCKCNNTCSIISIDLTRNYISGQIPTSFARLPLVNLSLLGNQLNGSIPTEIGDIGSLEGLVLEANQLGGPLPESLGNLSKLKRLILSANNFTGRIPEKFVNLKSLTEFRIDGTKISGKIPDFIGKWSKLSRLYMLGTSMEGPIPSNISLLTNLTELMISDLNGSSSSFPKLQNLKVLKYLVLRKCLITDSIPPYILMMDKLKRIDLSFNNLSGPIPDTIKNEDLDYMFLTNNSLTGKVPSWILENKHEMDLSYNKFSESSDASCSSLSPVNLVSGYSSSESNPSHWCLKKDLPCSQKPQHYSLFINCGGDKTNFEGNEYEQDLNSEGASQFSSFSEKWAYSSTGVYTANDDAPYIAKNISNVFGPEFYQTARLAPLSLKYYGLCLQKGRSYRVKLYFAEIMYSDDQTFSSLGKRIFDISIQGNLVEKDFNIMEAAGGVGIGIHREYDVLVNGSTLEIHLYWAGKGTNAIPRRGVYGPLISAIAVTPNFDPGKGLPAGAIAGIVLASCMLLVLMLVVLRMKGYLGGKDLEDKELRGLDLQTGYFTLRQIKAATSNFDPANKIGEGGFGPVYKGVLSDGVVIAVKQLSAKSKQGNREFVNEIGMISALQHPNLVRLFGCCIEGNQLLLVYEYMENNSLARAIFGREENQLHLDWTTRKKICLGIAKGLAYLHEESRLKIVHRDIKATNVLLDKDLNAKISDFGLAKLDEEENTHISTRIAGTVGYMAPEYAMRGYLTDKADVYSFGVVALELVSGKSNTNYRPKEEFVYLLDWAYVLEEQGNLLELVDPKLGSSYSSEEALRMLNLALLCTNPSPTLRPSMSSVVSMIEGKIAVQAPIIKRSETNPDARFKAFGKLSQDSQTQFSTFSQDSQMQREISMTGPWIDSSISVHSKDETRDHSSSSKLLQDLYDVNIE; encoded by the exons ATGGGGTCGGTGGTCTTCGACAGGGCTGTCTGTGTCCTTGTTCTgggcattttggttttgaattGCTTCACTGAGTTTGGAACGGACGCTCAGGCGCCTCTGGCACAAAATGAAG CGAGCTTGAGTCTCTCCATAGCTCAATTGCCAGTAGCAGCGACAACGGCCAAGAACGCCTTAGCTTCCTTCCTAGTGCCGCTCTTGTCTGGATCTGCCACAACTCCTACAGCATTAGCGGCGCCCCCGCCAATAG TGAAAGCTCTTGAAGCAATATCCACAAAATTAAAGAACCTAAATTGGAGCATAAATGAGAATTTTTGCAGTAACGTCGGAAGTATCAACTTCAGAAATGATGAGTACATTCTTCGCAACATCACATGCAAATGTAACAACACTTGCAGTATCATAAGCAT TGATCTCACTCGCAACTATATCAGTGGACAAATTCCTACAAGTTTTGCTCGGCTCCCTCTTGTCAATCT GTCCCTTCTTGGAAACCAACTAAATGGTAGCATTCCTACGGAAATTGGTGATATTGGTTCACTTGAGGGGTT GGTCTTGGAAGCTAATCAGCTTGGTGGACCTCTTCCTGAAAGCCTAGGAAATTTGAGCAAATTAAAAAGACT CATTCTTTCTGCAAACAATTTTACGGGCCGAATACCAGAAAAATTTGTCAATTTAAAGAGCTTAACTGAATT TAGGATAGATGGGACCAAAATATCTGGGAAGATAcctgattttattgggaaatggAGCAAACTTTCTCGACT ttaTATGCTAGGCACGTCCATGGAGGGCCCCATTCCTTCCAACATATCTCTGTTGACAAACTTAACTGAACT GATGATATCTGACTTGAACGGATCAAGCAGTAGCTTCCCTAAATTGCagaatttgaaagttttgaagtATTT GGTGCTGAGAAAATGCTTAATCACTGATTCAATCCCACCCTATATTTTAATGATggataaattaaaaagaat AGACCTGAGCTTCAACAATTTGAGTGGTCCAATTCCAGATACAATTAAGAATGAGGATCTAGATTACAT GTTTTTGACCAACAACTCATTGACTGGAAAGGTGCCGAGTTGGATATTGGAAAACAAGCACGAAAT GGATTTATCTTACAACAAGTTTTCAGAATCATCTGATGCTAGTTGTTCATCACTGTCACCTGT GAATTTGGTTTCCGGTTATTCATCCTCGGAGAGCAACCC AAGTCATTGGTGTTTGAAGAAGGACCTCCCCTGTTCCCAAAAACCACAGC ATTATTCATTGTTTATTAATTGTGGAGGGGATAAAACGAATTTCGAAGGGAATGAATATGAACAGGACTTAAACAGTGAAGGAGCGTCTCAATTTAGTTCCTTTTCTGAAAAATGGGCTTATAGCAGTACAGGGGTTTACACAGCCAACGATGATGCTCCCTACAtagcaaaaaatatatcaaacgTGTTTGGTCCAGAATTCTACCAGACAGCACGACTTGCTCCTCTATCTCTTAAGTACTATGGTCTTTGCTTGCAAAAAGGAAGAAGTTACAGAGTAAAGCTTTATTTTGCTGAAATAATGTATTCTGATGACCAGACATTTAGCAGCCTGGGAAAGCGCATATTCGACATCTCAATTCAA ggGAATTTAGTTGAGAAGGATTTCAACATTATGGAGGCTGCTGGAGGTGTTGGTATAGGCATCCATAGGGAATATGATGTTCTTGTTAATGGTAGCACTTTGGAGATTCATTTATACTGGGCAGGGAAAGGAACTAATGCCATTCCTAGGAGAGGTGTCTATGGACCTCTTATATCTGCCATTGCAGTGACACCAA ACTTTGACCCTGGAAAGGGTCTACCTGCTGGAGCTATTGCTGGAATTGTACTTGCATCGTGTATGCTCCTTGTATTGATGTTGGTGGTTCTCCGAATGAAGGGTTACCTAGGGGGGAAAGACCTTGAAGATAAAG AACTACGTGGGCTAGATTTACAAACAGGTTATTTTACTTTAAGACAAATTAAAGCTGCCACCAGTAACTTTGACCCTGCAAATAAGATAGGCGAAGGAGGCTTTGGGCCTGTTTACAAG GGTGTACTATCAGATGGTGTTGTAATTGCTGTTAAGCAGCTATCCGCTAAATCAAAGCAAGGGAACCGTGAATTTGTCAATGAGATAGGCATGATTTCTGCATTACAACACCCAAATCTTGTGAGGCTTTTTGGATGTTGTATCGAAGGAAACCAGTTGTTGCTAGTATATGAGTACATGGAAAACAATAGTCTTGCCCGTGCAATTTTTG GTCGAGAGGAAAACCAGCTACACTTGGATTGGACGACAAGGAAGAAGATATGCTTGGGAATAGCAAAGGGATTAGCTTATCTTCATGAGGAATCACGGTTGAAAATCGTTCACAGAGACATAAAGGCTACAAATGTGCTCCTTGATAAGGATCTAAATGCAAAGATATCTGACTTTGGTTTAGCTAAACTTGATGAAGAAGAGAACACACATATCAGCACACGAATTGCTGGAACAGT AGGTTATATGGCTCCTGAATACGCAATGAGGGGTTACTTGACTGACAAAGCAGATGTTTACAGCTTCGGAGTAGTTGCTTTAGAGCTTGTTAGTGGGAAAAGCAACACAAATTACAGACCAAAGGAGGAGTTTGTTTATCTGCTGGACTGG GCCTATGTCCTAGAAGAGCAAGGAAACCTGCTAGAGCTTGTGGATCCAAAGCTTGGTTCAAGCTACTCCTCCGAGGAGGCATTAAGAATGCTCAATTTGGCTCTCTTATGCACCAACCCCTCTCCCACTCTCAGACCATCAATGTCTTCCGTAGTAAGTATGATTGAAGGAAAAATCGCAGTCCAAGCTCCAATAATCAAGCGCAGTGAAACAAACCCGGATGCAAGGTTCAAAGCCTTTGGGAAATTATCACAAGACAGCCAAACACAATTCTCTACATTTTCACAAGATAGTCAAATGCAGAGAGAAATTTCAATGACTGGGCCTTGGATTGATTCCTCCATTTCTGTCCACAGTAAGGATGAGACCCGAGACCATTCTTCATCGAGCAAGCTTCTTCAGGATCTATATGATGTAAATATAGAGTAA
- the LOC132175447 gene encoding probable LRR receptor-like serine/threonine-protein kinase At1g53430 isoform X2, giving the protein MGSVVFDRAVCVLVLGILVLNCFTEFGTDAQAPLAQNEASLSLSIAQLPVAATTAKNALASFLVPLLSGSATTPTALAAPPPIVKALEAISTKLKNLNWSINENFCSNVGSINFRNDEYILRNITCKCNNTCSIISIELKGLNISGVLPPEFGDLTNLQQLDLTRNYISGQIPTSFARLPLVNLSLLGNQLNGSIPTEIGDIGSLEGLVLEANQLGGPLPESLGNLSKLKRLILSANNFTGRIPEKFVNLKSLTEFRIDGTKISGKIPDFIGKWSKLSRLYMLGTSMEGPIPSNISLLTNLTELMISDLNGSSSSFPKLQNLKVLKYLVLRKCLITDSIPPYILMMDKLKRIDLSFNNLSGPIPDTIKNEDLDYMFLTNNSLTGKVPSWILENKHEMDLSYNKFSESSDASCSSLSPVNLVSGYSSSESNPHWCLKKDLPCSQKPQHYSLFINCGGDKTNFEGNEYEQDLNSEGASQFSSFSEKWAYSSTGVYTANDDAPYIAKNISNVFGPEFYQTARLAPLSLKYYGLCLQKGRSYRVKLYFAEIMYSDDQTFSSLGKRIFDISIQGNLVEKDFNIMEAAGGVGIGIHREYDVLVNGSTLEIHLYWAGKGTNAIPRRGVYGPLISAIAVTPNFDPGKGLPAGAIAGIVLASCMLLVLMLVVLRMKGYLGGKDLEDKELRGLDLQTGYFTLRQIKAATSNFDPANKIGEGGFGPVYKGVLSDGVVIAVKQLSAKSKQGNREFVNEIGMISALQHPNLVRLFGCCIEGNQLLLVYEYMENNSLARAIFGREENQLHLDWTTRKKICLGIAKGLAYLHEESRLKIVHRDIKATNVLLDKDLNAKISDFGLAKLDEEENTHISTRIAGTVGYMAPEYAMRGYLTDKADVYSFGVVALELVSGKSNTNYRPKEEFVYLLDWAYVLEEQGNLLELVDPKLGSSYSSEEALRMLNLALLCTNPSPTLRPSMSSVVSMIEGKIAVQAPIIKRSETNPDARFKAFGKLSQDSQTQFSTFSQDSQMQREISMTGPWIDSSISVHSKDETRDHSSSSKLLQDLYDVNIE; this is encoded by the exons ATGGGGTCGGTGGTCTTCGACAGGGCTGTCTGTGTCCTTGTTCTgggcattttggttttgaattGCTTCACTGAGTTTGGAACGGACGCTCAGGCGCCTCTGGCACAAAATGAAG CGAGCTTGAGTCTCTCCATAGCTCAATTGCCAGTAGCAGCGACAACGGCCAAGAACGCCTTAGCTTCCTTCCTAGTGCCGCTCTTGTCTGGATCTGCCACAACTCCTACAGCATTAGCGGCGCCCCCGCCAATAG TGAAAGCTCTTGAAGCAATATCCACAAAATTAAAGAACCTAAATTGGAGCATAAATGAGAATTTTTGCAGTAACGTCGGAAGTATCAACTTCAGAAATGATGAGTACATTCTTCGCAACATCACATGCAAATGTAACAACACTTGCAGTATCATAAGCAT CGAGCTGAAGGGTCTCAATATATCTGGAGTTCTACCACCTGAATTTGGAGATCTTACTAATCTGCAACAACT TGATCTCACTCGCAACTATATCAGTGGACAAATTCCTACAAGTTTTGCTCGGCTCCCTCTTGTCAATCT GTCCCTTCTTGGAAACCAACTAAATGGTAGCATTCCTACGGAAATTGGTGATATTGGTTCACTTGAGGGGTT GGTCTTGGAAGCTAATCAGCTTGGTGGACCTCTTCCTGAAAGCCTAGGAAATTTGAGCAAATTAAAAAGACT CATTCTTTCTGCAAACAATTTTACGGGCCGAATACCAGAAAAATTTGTCAATTTAAAGAGCTTAACTGAATT TAGGATAGATGGGACCAAAATATCTGGGAAGATAcctgattttattgggaaatggAGCAAACTTTCTCGACT ttaTATGCTAGGCACGTCCATGGAGGGCCCCATTCCTTCCAACATATCTCTGTTGACAAACTTAACTGAACT GATGATATCTGACTTGAACGGATCAAGCAGTAGCTTCCCTAAATTGCagaatttgaaagttttgaagtATTT GGTGCTGAGAAAATGCTTAATCACTGATTCAATCCCACCCTATATTTTAATGATggataaattaaaaagaat AGACCTGAGCTTCAACAATTTGAGTGGTCCAATTCCAGATACAATTAAGAATGAGGATCTAGATTACAT GTTTTTGACCAACAACTCATTGACTGGAAAGGTGCCGAGTTGGATATTGGAAAACAAGCACGAAAT GGATTTATCTTACAACAAGTTTTCAGAATCATCTGATGCTAGTTGTTCATCACTGTCACCTGT GAATTTGGTTTCCGGTTATTCATCCTCGGAGAGCAACCC TCATTGGTGTTTGAAGAAGGACCTCCCCTGTTCCCAAAAACCACAGC ATTATTCATTGTTTATTAATTGTGGAGGGGATAAAACGAATTTCGAAGGGAATGAATATGAACAGGACTTAAACAGTGAAGGAGCGTCTCAATTTAGTTCCTTTTCTGAAAAATGGGCTTATAGCAGTACAGGGGTTTACACAGCCAACGATGATGCTCCCTACAtagcaaaaaatatatcaaacgTGTTTGGTCCAGAATTCTACCAGACAGCACGACTTGCTCCTCTATCTCTTAAGTACTATGGTCTTTGCTTGCAAAAAGGAAGAAGTTACAGAGTAAAGCTTTATTTTGCTGAAATAATGTATTCTGATGACCAGACATTTAGCAGCCTGGGAAAGCGCATATTCGACATCTCAATTCAA ggGAATTTAGTTGAGAAGGATTTCAACATTATGGAGGCTGCTGGAGGTGTTGGTATAGGCATCCATAGGGAATATGATGTTCTTGTTAATGGTAGCACTTTGGAGATTCATTTATACTGGGCAGGGAAAGGAACTAATGCCATTCCTAGGAGAGGTGTCTATGGACCTCTTATATCTGCCATTGCAGTGACACCAA ACTTTGACCCTGGAAAGGGTCTACCTGCTGGAGCTATTGCTGGAATTGTACTTGCATCGTGTATGCTCCTTGTATTGATGTTGGTGGTTCTCCGAATGAAGGGTTACCTAGGGGGGAAAGACCTTGAAGATAAAG AACTACGTGGGCTAGATTTACAAACAGGTTATTTTACTTTAAGACAAATTAAAGCTGCCACCAGTAACTTTGACCCTGCAAATAAGATAGGCGAAGGAGGCTTTGGGCCTGTTTACAAG GGTGTACTATCAGATGGTGTTGTAATTGCTGTTAAGCAGCTATCCGCTAAATCAAAGCAAGGGAACCGTGAATTTGTCAATGAGATAGGCATGATTTCTGCATTACAACACCCAAATCTTGTGAGGCTTTTTGGATGTTGTATCGAAGGAAACCAGTTGTTGCTAGTATATGAGTACATGGAAAACAATAGTCTTGCCCGTGCAATTTTTG GTCGAGAGGAAAACCAGCTACACTTGGATTGGACGACAAGGAAGAAGATATGCTTGGGAATAGCAAAGGGATTAGCTTATCTTCATGAGGAATCACGGTTGAAAATCGTTCACAGAGACATAAAGGCTACAAATGTGCTCCTTGATAAGGATCTAAATGCAAAGATATCTGACTTTGGTTTAGCTAAACTTGATGAAGAAGAGAACACACATATCAGCACACGAATTGCTGGAACAGT AGGTTATATGGCTCCTGAATACGCAATGAGGGGTTACTTGACTGACAAAGCAGATGTTTACAGCTTCGGAGTAGTTGCTTTAGAGCTTGTTAGTGGGAAAAGCAACACAAATTACAGACCAAAGGAGGAGTTTGTTTATCTGCTGGACTGG GCCTATGTCCTAGAAGAGCAAGGAAACCTGCTAGAGCTTGTGGATCCAAAGCTTGGTTCAAGCTACTCCTCCGAGGAGGCATTAAGAATGCTCAATTTGGCTCTCTTATGCACCAACCCCTCTCCCACTCTCAGACCATCAATGTCTTCCGTAGTAAGTATGATTGAAGGAAAAATCGCAGTCCAAGCTCCAATAATCAAGCGCAGTGAAACAAACCCGGATGCAAGGTTCAAAGCCTTTGGGAAATTATCACAAGACAGCCAAACACAATTCTCTACATTTTCACAAGATAGTCAAATGCAGAGAGAAATTTCAATGACTGGGCCTTGGATTGATTCCTCCATTTCTGTCCACAGTAAGGATGAGACCCGAGACCATTCTTCATCGAGCAAGCTTCTTCAGGATCTATATGATGTAAATATAGAGTAA